gtttatcataatttactctaaaatcatttaaaatcttcagaagagtTGTCTcgatgctgtggttcaccctaaaaccagactgaaatttctctaggacattatgagtgtttataaaatcatttagttgatttaaaaccaacttttctaaaattttgcttaaaaatggtaagttagatatcggtcgataattgtttaattcattcaaatctaaattgctcttcttcaacaggggcctcaccaccgcccttttaaaggcagcaggaaagacccctgtctgaagggagcaattcatcagggttaaaatctcatcactagaagatccataaaattgtttaaagaacgaagttggaattgggtccagaacacatgcggtgggtctcactgaggagaaaactttatcaagagtctcagcttctaccaggacaaagctgtccagtgtttcctctggtatagacacacattcagattGATCTAAGACCTTATTACttatggaggataaaatattccttctgatggtgtctaccttccctctgaagtgggctgcaaactcctcacagagtacatttgagggtgttttctgaGGTGAATGGAGgtacggtttaaaatgttgtttatggtggaaaaaagtattctggaattgtgtttattgtctagaatgagtttggaaaggtatgcatgtcttgaatttctcactgcgttattatatgatttaatcagctctgtatatatttgatgatttatagttgttttgttctttctccatctccgctctgcaaccctgcaatttctctttagtttctttagattttcatttctccacggtgaagcatgttttgaataaaaataaaataaaataaaaaaagcaggAATTATTCACTAAAAAGGTAAATATAGTCAATACAAGGTCTGCTTAATCCCTGTTGATGTTCAAGTCTcatttgttttgtgtttcagCAGGTTTCCAGCACCTACCATGTCTTTATATGAGGACAAAGCAAACATTTCTACAGAGGCTCATTCTGAAGCCTTGGAGCTGGAGCTGACATGCCCCATATGCCTCCAGCTGTTCTCTGAGCCTGCTTCTCTCCCCTGTGGTCACATCTACTGCTTTGGGTGCCTTGAGACCATGGGAGAAGGTGTAGACCGATACAGCTGCCCAGAATGTCAGGCTGAGTACCACAGGGCCACAGACCCGGTGAAGAGTTTCAAAATGCGCAGCATCGTGGAGACCTACAAAGCCAGTGCAGGGAAAGCCTTAGCTGGAGAACCTCCTGATGTCAAGAAGAATCACAACGAATCAGAAACTAAACATCAGCAGGATGTGGAAACAGCTGGACAGAGTGGAGAGGGAGGCGATGGATGCAAGGCAAAGCAGGGCTTTAGAATTGGATCGGGGTCTGAAGAGCACCCGTTTCATCTGGATGAGGGAAATGGCCAAAAGAGAGAAATGAATGAGCCCAAGTTTAAACTGGCATCTCAGGTCACGGAGCTAAACCTCAAGTTAGAGTCGGCAGAAGGTGTCCTGAGGAAACAAGAGGAATGGGAAAGTGGAGTGGCCACGGCTAACTCCCAGTTGAGAGAGACCACGTCTAAACGTTTGGCGCAGATCAAAGACTTGGTTCAGGACTTTGCTGAGAAGGTGACTCAGATGATAGAGGAGGAGTTGGGTCCAGGTGAGGCTCTCGTACGCGCTCGTGTTATTCAGACGtctgagctggtgaaacagctcaGGCATGCTGGGCTCACAGCTGAATCTCTTCTCACGGAAGAGGATGAGAGGGAATTCAGGGACCAGTTTGAAAGTCTGCAGCCGAGCATCATGGATCTACTGGCCAAGCCGCTGGGAGAAGACGAAGAGTTGGTCGGTGCAAAAGTCAACCCCACGCAGGCTTGTTCCAAGCTGGACAACATGAGCAGAGAGCTGAAAGACAGACTTGGAGAGATTCAGCGCTCCCTTCGGAACACGCTCaacccatcagaggtgacctttgacctggaAACAGCCCATCCTAACCTCCTCCTCTCTGAAGACTTGAAGACTGTCACTTACAGTGCTGCAAAACAGCCCTACCCATCCTGCCCGCAGAGGTTCACCAGCTTCTTTCAGGTCCTCAGTACCCAGAGCTTCTCAGAAGGTGAGCACTGCTGGGAGGTGGAGCTGGAAGGCTCTCCGTGGATCATCGGCATGTGTTACGGCAGGAAGCTACTGCGCAGTGGCTTACCATCTGCCCTGGAATGCAGCCAGAGCTCCTGGTGTCTCATGTGGTTCAATAACCTGCTGACTGCTTTTGAGCGGAGTCACAGTGTGCCACTGAAGAGGACCACGGTGTCACGCAGGCTGGAGATCAAGCTCAGCTTCAAGACCCACAGGCTGAGCTTCTACAACATCAGTCCCACCAGTGGAAAAACCCATATCTACACGATCAAGGCTAACCTGAGTGAACCAGTTCATCTTGCCTACAGGATGATGTCAGGGCATCCCAAAGCTCGGGTCACACTTTATTCATAATCACAACTTTCAACATACGTGCAGAGGAGAAATAAAATTATGTactttatttaaaatatgaaagtTAAGACTTAATCTGTGTGGGGGGGGGAAGGTCTAAGATTCTTGTTTAAATCTGTTGTGATTTATACATTTAAGTATGACTGAATTATTGTCAAAAACAAGTTTCCAGTTAGTGTttacatttttggggtaccaaaTGTGTCATATTCAATGTTATCTACATTTAATTTCAAATAAAATGcattaatttaaaataaactttaaaatctggccacatattttctcttcttttattaagaattgtgtgtttttatgatattttactTCTTGCACCTGAATATTTGCCTTAGGATTAAACATGTAGTTAATTTTCTGTTCAGCTTCAAAATGTGACTTACTTTTTTGTCAAAACTAGTTTCGAATTGGATATTTTTTAGTGGACAAGTCTTTGAGTCTTCATTTTGCTCAACACCTTAGGACAAACACAAATACAGGAAATATTGTTAGGACAGAAAAACTTTACATAACAGATCGCTCACACTCAGTCCCATTGTGTTATTAGAGCAAGAAAATCAGAGAGGATATATATTGAGCCCAtctgcattttattttatttcaacatACCAATAAAATGCTTAAATTTTATAAAATAGACAAAAAATGTCTCGTCCTTGGGAAAAATACGCTCGTTACGTAAATCTCGCGAGATTATTTGTGAAAgtgttcttttgtttgtttttttgtgggTTGACTCCATTGCCAATCGGCGATGACACGTCACTTTGAACCGAACAGCCGATATCTGCCAAATGTATCAATGTTTTTTGTGTCACTAATTTATTTCAGACAATAATTGCGCTACAGGGGAACAAAATAACGCATTATTTACCCGTTCCGTAGACACGTTTCCCTGATTAATTCATCTTGATGTGTTTAGTTCACCCACAGGAACGTTAAATGTGCTCGCGCATAAACGGGGCGAACCCTGTGTCAGATAATCAGGTGACCAGACGGGAAATTGTCAACGAAAGTATCCAGCAGACACAGCGATGTCTGCGTTAAGCGTTCAACGCTTTGTTCGATTAAAACGTTGACAGCTACGCTTATAGTTTACTGGGGCTCCGTCGTTTTACCACAGCTTTCTACCTGTTATCGAGTCTTCTGAAGCGGTAAGATGGGAATGTTTACTAGTTGAAGCTGTATTCGCGTAGAAACAGCCTCTCCACGTTTGTTTTGACTTTGCCGCTAAGCTAGGCGGCTTTTAAGGGGTGCTAATATAATTTGTGTCATTTATAAACACACTTATTAACCGTATTCTGACATGTACTGTTTACgcaagaaaaaacatttttttaaataaacaacagGACGGGTGCTAGCAAGCTAGCTTTTGCTGACGACCGAAATCCCCCGTCTACTGAAGGTATCGCGGTTTTCTAGTTTAGAGACCAATAATCTTCCTTTTATCAGCGTTAGGGAACCTTGTTTCGCTTTGCAGTTCAACCTTTTGCCGTTTTGTGGTTGTTAACATCGGGCTTGTTGAGGTTGTGTAAACAAATGAGGCTGGATTAAGTGTGTTTGGGCAAGTTTGTCACTTTAAACTCAGCTCTTCACAAACCTTGTTACATAATGTCTCTAGTGGATAAATGTTGACAAGTAAGTATACTATGCTCTGAAAAGAGACGGTACACTCACACACGTTCTCGTTATCTAGTTCCAACCGTTATCTCAAGCTCCCTGCCTAACCTACTTTTTATGTCTCCCTCCAGGACGTGACACCATGCTAGCCACAGTAACTGCTGTGGTTAGCTTTGCTCAGCCCAATGACACAGTTTCACCTCCATCATCAGAGAACACATCAGTATTCCCAACCTGGCAACCTGATACCCAATCCAACATCAGCAAGCCTCACAAATGTCTCCAGTTTCTGTATGAGGATGTTGGGAACTCCAGGTGATCTTCAGCTCTTGTACATTTGAAACAAAACTGCTAATCAGGAAGTGAAAATCATCAGACAGCTGTTTTTGTGTGATCCATGCAGCAGATCAGACACATTATtctaatttttattattattattttgtctcAGGGTGCGCTTCTGGGACATTTTGCTGTTGGCACCAAATGTTGCCTTCTTCATGTTCCTGATGTGGAAGCTGCCCTCAGCCAGGGCAAAGATTCGACTCACATCTAGCCCCATTTTTGTTACCTTTTACTTGCTGGTAGGACACAAACCTCATTCTGTTTCCTTTCCAGACCAGTTTTCTAGCTTTTTACAGCTTTAATTCACCAAAAATGTCTAAATGTAGCACTGTTTGTATTTAGCTTTTCCTTCTCTCTACCAGGAAAGAAAAAGGACGTTGTCAAACAATTTACAACCACTTTGTTGTATAATCCAGTTTATctctgtgtgcatttgtgttcattGGCAACAACACACCAAGACAATAGGATAGTCGGCTCCAGGAAGCCCGCGGAGTGTTTGTTTCTGGTGTTAGGCAGCAGCAGCGCTGTTATCAGCTTTACTGTTGCCTGTGTGTGTTCCTGGAGGTAGATTATATAAAGCAGTAAAACATGTTGTGTAATGTGTTTGTTTTAGGTTTTTgttgttgcagcagttggaatcgCCCGAGCGATTGTGTCTATGACTGTCAGCACGTCCAGTGCTGCAACCATCGTAGACAAAGTAAGAAAAGACACACCATGGGGCTCTACTCTTGGTTGTACATCTTAAAGGAGGGTTACAGCTTGGATGTTAAAAATCGCTTTGGGGCATTTAGAATTGTGTgggttcatttttatttatttgtttaaagcTGTATAAAAGAGAAGACTGTTGGATATGTGTTGATTGGTTTTTGTTGGAATTTACTCTTTCATGGATATTATTAATGTCTTAATTTGTTATTTTTTGTATTCAAAGGTCTAAAGCGTCTGTTTTCATAGTACAGAGTTCCTTGACATTCTTTAAACTTAAATAAAATGAACTTTTAGTATTTTCCAGTTCTCAATAAGTGTGAAAACCCTTTTATGATTACAAACCTCACTTCATTAAAAAAACACTAATTTAAATAGTTGTTAAAGCAGCTTTAGGAAGAGTCATACATTCATATTTATTACATAGAAAAGTTGGACATAAATAGTTTTTTGGTTTACATGAAACACTTTGAACCGAGCTGAGTTTAAACATACACTCTGATACAACAGTGTGCATGATTTGTGCAGCTTGGCAGTCACAAGATGTCTCAGCTGATGTGCTGCTTTTGACTTGCTCCAAATCTGTATACGTTATACAGTAATGGCAGATCATATATAATATAAGTCTGGATTTGTGAAATGTTGTGGAAACTTTGATTTTGTACCCTCCGTTTTATAAGTTTGTAACATTTATCTCTCTTTCAATGCTTAGAAAAACATAATTTCTACGTATCATTAAGAAAAGCATGGCATGTTTTGTAAACATATCCAAAGCTGTCCTTGTGATCAACACGCTTACAGTAAACAACTCTTTATTTTCTTTATGTTCAAACATCCGTTTGCCTGTTTTTGATGCTTTATGATGGAATTGGTTAGGTCTGTTTCCAGTAACTCATCCTGGCGGAGAAATGTTTTTATTACAAACCCAGAGTGAGCAGCTGTGTAGGGTTCATGTCTGAGAGGAAAGGCTCATCTTACATGCCTCACATACCAGACAGATCCCTTTGGAGTAGTTCTTTTAACACATCGTCACTCCTGCAGCGTTAGACCTTTTGTGAATCTATGGATGTGTTTCTGTGCGGTGGATCTTCTTTGCTCCTGTGGTTTCTCACTAAGTTTGTTTTCCTTTAGGTGCTGTGGGAGATCACCCGTTTCTTCCTGCTAGCTATTGAGCTGAGTGTTATCATCTTTGGGCTGGCCTTTGGTTAGTTTGCTCTCATCCTTATCACTGAATGGACaccggtgtgtttttaattctgaACATGACAAAGGTCTGAATCTTTGCTCTAATTAGGTCACCTAGAGAGTAAGTCCAGTATAAAACGTGTGCTGGCCATCACTGCTGTCCTGGCTCTGGGGTATTCCATCACACAGGTAATTATATGATGAGGAACATGGTCGTGTTTACACCATGACTGGTCGTCTTTCTAAATCGTGTGAATGAAATGAAAGTGTCGCTTTAGGGGACGCTGGAGATTTTGTATCCAGACAATCATTTGTCTGCTAAAGACTTCAACATCTACGGTCATGGAGGTCGGCACTTCTGGCTGGTCAGCTCCTGCTTCTTCTTCCTGGTTGGtaactctgcagcagcagcaaataTGAGGGAAAATATTTACCCAAGCTCAGCCTTTCATCAATGGTTtggccttttttttttaattaggtgTACTCCACGATCGTCATCCTGCCCAAAACCCACTTGAGGGAAAGGATATCCCTGCCATGTAAGTTTAACTTGTCAAAGCTGAAAAAAAGAAATGAGACTTAAGCGATTAAAGCACAAATTTGAATACAAACATTTAGAACAGGAGTCTGTAATGTCTGAGTCAGACAGTTCAACAAGTTTATTAGTAATAACTGATGCTACAACTGTTAGTTGGACGTAAACAGATTAGAGATTTAAATCTGATCCAAAGAATTCTTTAAAGGTGTTTGAAGTCCCCAACTTTTAATGACAAACATTAATGAGCAGATTTTTATAAATAACAACAATGACAAGAGGCTATAGCGTTAAAAATAATCCATGTTTACTGTATAGGTAGTTGTGCCAGTAAACATTTGGTAAATGAAATCGTAAGCTTTTGTTTTTGCTTCCTGTTTTCTAGCCAAGAGGAGTTTCTACGTGTACACCGCCATCCTGTCTTTACTAAACCTGGTTCAGGGTTTGGGCAGCGCTCTGCTGTGTGCTGGAATCATAGAGGGACTCTGGTTAGTGACAGCTTGTTCATATTTAGAAAAGGTTGGGatgtaaaatgattatttttaaaaatgtaataattgtgtgtttttacacacacacacacacacccacacacacacacacacacacacacacacacacacacacacacacacacacacacacacacacacacacacacacaataaatcgCAATACTAAAGCCCAGATTATCTGTTaaatttttaagactgaatttaattgtAAAACTCAAGTCAGATGCTTCCAAGACACACCCAGTGTCATAAGATAAGAATGAAGGCGGTGAAAAATGCTGCCACCTAGCTGTCAGACTTTGAATGACACTACACAAAACAAATTCAGTCAATGTTGGCTTGTAAATCCTCAAAGAAAAGTCTATGCACtgcttttaaatagtaattaatttttgttattcTTGATGGTATTGTCACTGATACAGTTGTTTATTAACACCAGCTGTATACGGTACCACTGTAATACTGCTCAAGCCTACCCGTAGGTTTCCTTTCAGTTAACTCTTGTTTTATGTATTATTTAGTTGTGTCGGATGAACTAGACTAGAGCTTTGAACGAGTCCCACAGAGTTGACTTTAGACCGTTGgctcatttagttttttttttctgaaccAGCTGCGTGGACGTCACCACCTTCCTCTACTTCTCTGCTTTTGCTCCACTCATTTATGTCGCATTCCTCAAGGGCTTCTTTGGGTTAGTAGTTTTACAAAATACCTGAAACCATTGATCTTAATGTGTCAGAACAGCAGCTTTATTCAGTTTTATCAGAGAAATGTCAGAAATATAAACCAaacttttgttgtttattttgcaGCTCAGAGCCCAAGATCCTGTTCTCCTATAAGTCTCAGGTGGATGAGCCAGACGAAAGCGACGTCCACCTTCCCCcgacgatagctgcagccctcggCCGACGGGACCTCCCTGACCAGGGCCTTTACTACTCCTCCACTCAGATCGATGGAACTGGTCCCAGCAGCTCCCGTCTGGCTGGTAACTACCTGGATGATGTTGCATCGGGACCCTATGGGTCCAACAGTATTAGCAGCATGGAAGCTGACCGCTGGAAACCGATCAACGTCTGATCTTCAGCTGGACATGATTATGGTGTTTTAGGACGGTGCTCATGGAAGTGGCCAAAACATTGCAGATCCAGGTGGTTGAACACTGAGGAACTAAAGTCGTGATCTTTCTTTGATTCCAGAGTGAGTTCACAAGTGGGACACGTAAACAGACCATTGCTAACTGCTAACAGTGGTGCCatagtgttctgctgctgctgtgtctCCTCACCAGGACTGCTGCTCCCATGTGGACTGGACTGTCTCCACTGGCCTTTAGATGTGAATGCTGACTCAGCACATTCTCTTTAGCTCCATCAACTAAACATCAGCTGCTCAGTCCTGATCGGTGTTCTAAAGAAGTCTGTAAATCAGTTTTGGTGGAAAAAACATTTGTACATTCCCACTTAAAGCTTTGGATAACAGCAAGAAATGCAACAAATCAGTCTGATCGATGTCCTCATAACACAGGGTGTATAATCTAAAGCTGTTTAACTTGTCCCAACATTAGTAGCTCCCAAATACAAGTATTTAAAACATAAAATCACATTTCACCCAATAGATATCGATGTTTTCATGGCATTTATGCTTTGTCATTTTCCAGTTTtgcttctttttttatttgaaatgAATCATTCCAGTCTGTGCAGAGCCTTCAGACTCCGGGAGGAAGTAATTAAGCTCTGCTCGTGTGAAACTTTTTGGTGTTTTCCAGTTCAAACAAGCTTTCGTTTTCACAGCAGCAGATCTAAttcagtcatgttctctaactggCTGGTGCAGCTGATTTTACCAGCTTTATTGTTACAACGGCTGAAATGAGACCAGAAATGTTATTGGGTTTTATAGTATTAAAAGTAGTAGTATTACATTTTCCAAATATAATTAAGTTATTTGAGTAAAGACGCACTGAGACTAATGGGTAATTTTATGATTATGCTAAAACCATAAAAGAATTGGGTCATTATTACATTATTCTTTCACTTATCCATCTAATAAAAGAGTTAACTTAAAGATTTATCTCACTTAATTTTTCCTGCCAATGAAATCAGATTAAATGCATTGTTTAACAAGTTTCTTATTTAATCGACATTTTATTAGGTTGTAGTGAGCTGTATGCAGAGAGTTTTGGTCAGATTTTTAAATTTATAAACAAAAGGAGCAAGACCGTACGG
This sequence is a window from Nothobranchius furzeri strain GRZ-AD chromosome 3, NfurGRZ-RIMD1, whole genome shotgun sequence. Protein-coding genes within it:
- the trim107 gene encoding E3 ubiquitin-protein ligase TRIM39 isoform X2, with amino-acid sequence MRFPAPTMSLYEDKANISTEAHSEALELELTCPICLQLFSEPASLPCGHIYCFGCLETMGEGVDRYSCPECQAEYHRATDPVKSFKMRSIVETYKASAGKALAGEPPDVKKNHNESETKHQQDVETAGQSGEGGDGCKAKQGFRIGSGSEEHPFHLDEGNGQKREMNEPKFKLASQVTELNLKLESAEGVLRKQEEWESGVATANSQLRETTSKRLAQIKDLVQDFAEKVTQMIEEELGPGEALVRARVIQTSELVKQLRHAGLTAESLLTEEDEREFRDQFESLQPSIMDLLAKPLGEDEELVGAKVNPTQACSKLDNMSRELKDRLGEIQRSLRNTLNPSEVTFDLETAHPNLLLSEDLKTVTYSAAKQPYPSCPQRFTSFFQVLSTQSFSEGEHCWEVELEGSPWIIGMCYGRKLLRSGLPSALECSQSSWCLMWFNNLLTAFERSHSVPLKRTTVSRRLEIKLSFKTHRLSFYNISPTSGKTHIYTIKANLSEPVHLAYRMMSGHPKARVTLYS
- the trim107 gene encoding E3 ubiquitin-protein ligase TRIM39 isoform X3, which gives rise to MSLYEDKANISTEAHSEALELELTCPICLQLFSEPASLPCGHIYCFGCLETMGEGVDRYSCPECQAEYHRATDPVKSFKMRSIVETYKASAGKALAGEPPDVKKNHNESETKHQQDVETAGQSGEGGDGCKAKQGFRIGSGSEEHPFHLDEGNGQKREMNEPKFKLASQVTELNLKLESAEGVLRKQEEWESGVATANSQLRETTSKRLAQIKDLVQDFAEKVTQMIEEELGPGEALVRARVIQTSELVKQLRHAGLTAESLLTEEDEREFRDQFESLQPSIMDLLAKPLGEDEELVGAKVNPTQACSKLDNMSRELKDRLGEIQRSLRNTLNPSEVTFDLETAHPNLLLSEDLKTVTYSAAKQPYPSCPQRFTSFFQVLSTQSFSEGEHCWEVELEGSPWIIGMCYGRKLLRSGLPSALECSQSSWCLMWFNNLLTAFERSHSVPLKRTTVSRRLEIKLSFKTHRLSFYNISPTSGKTHIYTIKANLSEPVHLAYRMMSGHPKARVTLYS
- the tpra1 gene encoding transmembrane protein adipocyte-associated 1 homolog isoform X2, producing the protein MLATVTAVVSFAQPNDTVSPPSSENTSVFPTWQPDTQSNISKPHKCLQFLYEDVGNSRVRFWDILLLAPNVAFFMFLMWKLPSARAKIRLTSSPIFVTFYLLVFVVAAVGIARAIVSMTVSTSSAATIVDKVLWEITRFFLLAIELSVIIFGLAFGHLESKSSIKRVLAITAVLALGYSITQGTLEILYPDNHLSAKDFNIYGHGGRHFWLVSSCFFFLVYSTIVILPKTHLRERISLPSKRSFYVYTAILSLLNLVQGLGSALLCAGIIEGLCCVDVTTFLYFSAFAPLIYVAFLKGFFGSEPKILFSYKSQVDEPDESDVHLPPTIAAALGRRDLPDQGLYYSSTQIDGTGPSSSRLAGNYLDDVASGPYGSNSISSMEADRWKPINV
- the tpra1 gene encoding transmembrane protein adipocyte-associated 1 homolog isoform X1, with translation MLTRRDTMLATVTAVVSFAQPNDTVSPPSSENTSVFPTWQPDTQSNISKPHKCLQFLYEDVGNSRVRFWDILLLAPNVAFFMFLMWKLPSARAKIRLTSSPIFVTFYLLVFVVAAVGIARAIVSMTVSTSSAATIVDKVLWEITRFFLLAIELSVIIFGLAFGHLESKSSIKRVLAITAVLALGYSITQGTLEILYPDNHLSAKDFNIYGHGGRHFWLVSSCFFFLVYSTIVILPKTHLRERISLPSKRSFYVYTAILSLLNLVQGLGSALLCAGIIEGLCCVDVTTFLYFSAFAPLIYVAFLKGFFGSEPKILFSYKSQVDEPDESDVHLPPTIAAALGRRDLPDQGLYYSSTQIDGTGPSSSRLAGNYLDDVASGPYGSNSISSMEADRWKPINV
- the trim107 gene encoding E3 ubiquitin-protein ligase TRIM39 isoform X1 — encoded protein: MRRFPAPTMSLYEDKANISTEAHSEALELELTCPICLQLFSEPASLPCGHIYCFGCLETMGEGVDRYSCPECQAEYHRATDPVKSFKMRSIVETYKASAGKALAGEPPDVKKNHNESETKHQQDVETAGQSGEGGDGCKAKQGFRIGSGSEEHPFHLDEGNGQKREMNEPKFKLASQVTELNLKLESAEGVLRKQEEWESGVATANSQLRETTSKRLAQIKDLVQDFAEKVTQMIEEELGPGEALVRARVIQTSELVKQLRHAGLTAESLLTEEDEREFRDQFESLQPSIMDLLAKPLGEDEELVGAKVNPTQACSKLDNMSRELKDRLGEIQRSLRNTLNPSEVTFDLETAHPNLLLSEDLKTVTYSAAKQPYPSCPQRFTSFFQVLSTQSFSEGEHCWEVELEGSPWIIGMCYGRKLLRSGLPSALECSQSSWCLMWFNNLLTAFERSHSVPLKRTTVSRRLEIKLSFKTHRLSFYNISPTSGKTHIYTIKANLSEPVHLAYRMMSGHPKARVTLYS
- the tpra1 gene encoding transmembrane protein adipocyte-associated 1 homolog isoform X3, which produces MLTRRDTMLATVTAVVSFAQPNDTVSPPSSENTSVFPTWQPDTQSNISKPHKCLQFLYEDVGNSRVRFWDILLLAPNVAFFMFLMWKLPSARAKIRLTSSPIFVTFYLLVFVVAAVGIARAIVSMTVSTSSAATIVDKVLWEITRFFLLAIELSVIIFGLAFGHLESKSSIKRVLAITAVLALGYSITQGTLEILYPDNHLSAKDFNIYGHGGRHFWLVSSCFFFLVYSTIVILPKTHLRERISLPSKRSFYVYTAILSLLNLVQGLGSALLCAGIIEGLCSEPKILFSYKSQVDEPDESDVHLPPTIAAALGRRDLPDQGLYYSSTQIDGTGPSSSRLAGNYLDDVASGPYGSNSISSMEADRWKPINV